Sequence from the Deltaproteobacteria bacterium PRO3 genome:
CCGGTCCCCGAGGAGTAGACGATCGCGGCGACGTCCTCCGGACGGCGGTCCCGATATTGGAAATTCTCCCCGGCTCCCTCCTCCCATCTCCAGGCGCCGCCCAATTCCGCGCCGGCGGGGGCCTCGGTCACGAAGGTCTTGGGGAAATCTTGGGGAAGCCTTCCCGCCTCCAGAATCTGCCGCCAGAATTGCCATTCGACGACCAGGACCTTCGGCTCGCTGTGCCGGATCAATCGCAGCCAGTCTTGCGGGCCCAGCTTGAAGTCCAAGGGCACGAGCACCCCGCCGGCCCAGAATACGCCCATGGCGGAAAGGAGCCACTTGCCTTGATTGGACATGACGATGGCGCAGCGGTCCTCCGGAGCGAATTTCTTGGCCTGGAGGTTCGCGGCGAAGCGCTCGGCCTCCTCCCGCGCCTGCCGGTAGGTCCAACGCTGCCTCTCTTCCTCGCGGTCCGCCTCGATGAGGGCGACGCGCCCCGCAAAGCGTTCGCAGGCGTCCCGCAGGGCCTCGCCCAGCGAGGAGAATTTCATAAAGAGATTCGACTTACCCGTCATGCTTCTTCCTTACAGTTCTTGAAGACCTTCCTCAGTTACCCGGCGCTCCCGGACCTTTTCGGCCAACAACTGCCGTTTCACCTTCATCGTGGCGGTGCGGGGAAACTCCTCATCCCACGGCAAGGCGTATCCCAGGCGCTTGTAGTCGGCGAGCCGCCGGTTGCGGACGCGAAACTCCTCGAGGACCGAGGGAATATCGGCACCCTTCCCAGGCCGGTACAGGACGGCCAACCTCTCGCCGGTCAGGCGGCGCTTGGGCCAAAGGTAATTCGCCGCGAATACGCAGTACTCCTCGCAGCCCGGCACCTCGCCGAGCAGGGCCTCGACGTCTTCCGGATAGACGTTTTTCCCGCCCTCGGTGACGATCATGTTCTTGGCGCGCCCGGACAGCCGCAGATGGCCGGAGGCGTCGATGGAACCGAGGTCGCCGGTCCTCAGCCAACCCTTCACCAGGGTTTCCTCGGTGAGCTCCGGGTCGTCCAAGTAGCCTAGCATGACGCTCGGCCCCCGGACCCAGACCTCCCCCACGCCCTGTTCGTCGACGGATCGGATTTCCACCTCGGTGCCGGGTACGGGCCTCCCCACGGTGTCGCCGCGGTAGGGCTTGAGGTCGTTGAGGGTGATGGCCGTCCCGGCCTCCGTCATGCCGTAGCCGATGGAGACCGGGATGCCGAGTCCGTAAAAAAAGTCGCAGAGGGATTTTTCGACGAAGGCGCCGCCCGCGAGGATCCGGCGCAGCCGCCCGCCGAAGCGGTCGTGGACCGGCTTGAAGACGGTCCGCTTGAGGGCCTCCAAGACGCGAGGGGAAGGCACGGTGTCGTAGAGCCTGCGGCTGAATTCGAAAATCGTACGTTTCACTTCGGGCTGCCGCTCCAATTCCTCCTCGATACCCTGCTTAAAGGCCTTCAGCAGCAGAGGCACCAGGGCGGTGAGCGTGACGCCGTAGCGCCTCATGGCGGAGAGGATGAATTGAGAGCGCAAGGTGCGCTGGTGCACGACCCATGAGCCGCAGAGCAAGGGGATGAGGAAACCGCACATGAAATCAATGGCGTGGTTTGTCGGGATGATCGAGAGATAGCGATCCTCCTCGGTCGGCTGGACCAGATTTCCCAGCTGCTCGATCTGACTCAGGTAATTGTCGTGGGTCAGCATGCAGCCTTTGGCCCGCCCCCCGGTACCCGAGGAATAAACGATGGCCGCGACGTCCTCCCGGCGGCGGGACCGGAAGCACAGCGCCTGCGCCGGCGCCTCCTCCCAGCGACGGGCCTTGCTCAATCCCGCCTCCTCCGGCGCCTCGACGGCAAAAATCGCCGGCGGTCGAAGAGGGGTCGGAAGGATTTCTCGGAGCTTGTCCCAAATGGCCCACTCCACCACCAGGGCCTTTGGCTTGCTATGACTGAGCAGAGCGGCCTGCTCCGGGGCGCTGAGTTTGTAGTCCAGGGGGACGAGGATCCCTCCTGCCCAAAGGATGCCCAAGCCGGAGAAGACCCACTTCGCTTGGTTGGACATGAGGATCGCGACGCGATCTCCGGCCCGAATGCCGTGCGACTGCAGCAAGGCCCCGAAACGCTCGGCCTCCCCGTGGGTATCCCGGTGCGTCCAGCGTCCGATCTCGGTCTCGCGGTCGACTTCGACCAGGGAGGTTCGGGACTTGAGAGGAATGCCCGACTCGCGAATCGCTTCGCCCAGCCCCTCATATGCGGACAAACGGAATCTCATTTCGATCCTTCGATCGCCTTCGCCAGATCCTGGAAGGTGGTCGTTTCTTTGAGGACGTAATCCGGAATCGTGACGTCGAAGGCCACCTCCAGGTCCCCCAGAAGATCCAGGGCTTGCAGGCTGTTGATGCCCAACTTCTCGAAAAAGTCGTCTTCAGGCTTGAGCTTCTTGGAATCGACGTGGAATCGATCCGCGACCAACAGGATCAGCTTGCTTGTGGTTTCATCCATGACACACCTCTACATTTGACGTTCAAGAATGCGTTTCCAAAACCTCGCGGAGCTCCGCGGGAATTTCCGGCAGAAAGTTCTCCGGCTTCCGGGCGACCCGACGCGCCGGAAATTGCGGATAGACCCGCAGCACCTCGTCGATGAAAGACATCCCCATCTTGCCCATCAGATCCAGTTGGCGCGGCAGCACCCGGGCGATGTCCTTCGCGACGGCCCCGGACTCGCTTTCGAGCCTTCCAAGGATATCGAGGAGCTTCCCCTCGAGGTCGGGCTCGTCGACCTTGAGCAGCAGGCGCTCGTGGCCGCGCTCCGCCATGATATTGGTGATCCGCTCGTCCATCGTGATCCCCGCGGAAGGGACCAAGGCGGGCATCGAGGTGACGATGGCATGGTAACGGGAGCTGACCATCAGGTCGGCCCGCCTCAGGACGCTCACCAAGTCGTACATGTCGTAGTCGTCGCTGACGAAGACCGGGGGTTCCCGCTCGAAGAGCTTCGCCAGGTCCTCGCAGGCGCGGCGATCCAACTTCTCCATGCCGACCAAGGCCACGAAGAGCCCGCGTTGCGCGGCAAAACTCCGGACCGCGCCTGCGATGGCCGCCAGGTAGTCGCGGTATTTTTTCCGGTTCTCCTCGTTGAATTCGTGGAAATAGAAGGACTGGTAGTGCTCTTCCCGATACTCCCCCATCCACTTCAGGGCCGCGGCCTTCAGGTAGCTGGGCGCGATGGGCCACCAGAAGGGGTTGATTGGGCAAACCAGCAGAATTTTTTGTTTCCCGTCCCATCCCGCCTTTCGCAGGATCGCCTCGGCCCGCGCACGGGGCGCGGCTCGGAAGGTCCAGGCGGTGTCGGTCCCCTCGGCGGTGCGGATATCCAGCCCCGCGAGGACCCTGCGCGAGGGCTCGTTGCGACAGACGATCAGGGAGTCCGCGCAGTACTTTCGAACCAGCTCCCGCAGGTCCTCGTCCATCGCGCCGGCCTCGGCGCCGTAGCCGACGCTGAGCTTGCGCTCGCTCGCGGCCAGACCCAAGGCCCCCGTCATAAAGGTGGAGAGGGCATTAGAGAACTTGGATTTGAACATGCTTCCCTCGCAGGCCACGACGCCGTGATGGCGAGGGACCTCCTCGAAGAGGAACTTGGGATAGACCAGGGGCATGGGGATCTGGCGGACGCCGCGAAAATATCCGGCCGTTCGAGCCAAGTCCACGCTGAGGATGCTGAGCTCGGCGTTCTCGTCGCCGAGGATCAGCCTCATCTGCCGCAGCATCTCCTCGACCCGCACGTCGGCGCCGGTGTTCCTCGCCCCGACATAACCCGCGAACAGCAATTTTAAGGGCTCTCCCGGGCGCCAGCGCTCCCGCTCGAATCCGAGATTGAAGCGAAAGGCGGCGGCGTCGATCAGGCCGCCCATGACCGATTGCAGCATCCGATCGGGATTCGCGCGATGCATGGCTTTTTGAATCAGCGCGTTCATGAGGCGGCCTCCAAAACGGGCGGTTCAGGGAGTGGGCGATAGGGATATTTGAAGCGATGCTCCTCGGCATAGGCCATCAAGGCCTTGGCGTAGGCCCCGAAGCTGGGCGGCCCCTCCCCCAACTCCTCCTTCAACCTGGCATTGTCGTAGACGGCGTCTTCCACCAGGTGCGGCATGAAGAATTTAAACAGCATCGCCATGCGCGAGATACGCCAATTGGGACGGCGATCGGACAGCCAGTCGCAAAGCCTCGTGAAGGGGCGCTGGAGCCTGGGCAAGAAGGGTCTCCTGCCGCCGCCCAAGACCGCGACGACCTCGCGGTAGCTGAGCGAATCGGTCCCGGAGCTGAGGTGGTAGACATCGTGCTTCGGCCGCTCGCGGCGATGGAGCTCGGCGATCGCCCGTGCCGTGAAATCGGCGGGCACGATGTCGATCCTCCAATCCGGGTCCAGCGGCAGCGCCGGCGCCTTCGCCAACCAGGCGAAGGCCCGCACCATGTCGAATTGGGTGGTCGCCGCGAAGCGCGAATCGCCGATGATGGCGCTGGGCCGGAAGGTCAGAACCGCGCCCTGCGGCAACAGCTCGCGCGCCAGGTGCTCGGCCATTTTTTTGGTGGCGCCGTAGGCGTCGAGATCCGGCGCGTTCCATCGGATCGCCCCCTCCTCTTTCACCGTCTCGCCGCGGCGGTGCCCCGAGACGGCGACGGTCGAGACGTTGCTGAAACGCCGGAGGGCCCCGTGCCGGGCCAGTTCCTGGGCGAACTTGACGACCTCCAGGGTCCCCTTCACGTTGACGTTGAGGCAGATCTCGTAGGAGCGACGATTGAGCGAGGCCGCGCAATGGATTACGGAATCGACGCGGCTCCGCAGGTCTTCGCGAGCCTCCGCGCTCAAACCTAGATCCTTTTGGGTGATATCGCCGAGGTAGACCTTCATTCGGCTCCGGTACAGCCGCTGGAAACTGTCATAATCGAAGTGCAGCTGGAGGGAACGCCACAGCCGCCCCTCGGCCTCCTTCGGACGCCGCGCGCGGACCAGCAGGCAGAGGGGGCCGTCCTGGCCCTTGAGCAACTCCGCGGCCAAGTAAGAGCCCAGAAAACCCGTCGCGCCTGTCAGTAATACGGCCATCAGCGCCCCCTCCCCGCGATGCGAAGGCCGGCGCGGCCCTCCCGCGGTATGCAAAATCCCTCCGGGACGCTTAGTTTCTCCACCGGTTTCCCCTCGAGGACCGGATAGCACCAGCGCCGCAGGCCGGGCTCGAGGACCTTGAGGATGTAATGGCGCCAATCGATGTCTTCGGGCCTCGCCGCAAACTCCTCTTCCTCGATTTGGTATTTCGCCAAGGCCTCGGTGACGAAGCGGAAGTCCGTCCGGTAAATGAAGGGCGCGAAGACCTCGACCACCTTCTCGGTCTTCACCAAGGCCCACTTCGCCTTGTTCACCGAACTCAGGGCCTTGTTCAGGTATTCGTGGACGGCCTTGGGGCTGCGTTCCTTGAGGCCGCGCAGCGCCTCGAAGACCGCGGTCGCCGCCTTGCGCAGGCTCTCCGGCCCCAGGGAGCTGTCCTGGGAAACGGCCACCGAATCCCAACGAGAGAGGAAGATCCTCTCCAGCGGCGAGGCGGATTGCCTCCAGTGGGCGCGATGCGCGAGGTTCAGCAGCTCGAGCATCCGGTCCAGACGCAGGGGATTCCGTTGCGAGCTGCCGACTTGGATCACTTCCGAGGGACAGCCCTCCATCAGGGCCGCGCCCGCCACGGTGACCGCCTGGCAGACGTGGTCGACCGGGATCACGTCCAGGACATGCCGGGTGTTGATCGGAAAAAAACGCAGCCAGGTCCCCAATAGGTAGGAAAGCGGCGCGCAGGTCTGGGCGCCCTCGTTCCAGCCTGGAAAGGGGTATTGCATCGAGCTCTCGACGACGGCGGGGCGGACCACGCTGTATTTCAATTTTCCCGCGCGCTTCCGGATCAGGCTCTCGGCCAGGCTCTTCGAATAAGTGTATCCATTGGGCCAGCCGTAGCCGGCGGCGCGCCGTCGCGCCTCCTCGACCCACTCGGAGTCCTTGAGGCTCGCGGTCTTCACGAAGCTCAAGAGCTCGTCGTATTCGGCCTCGGCGTTCATGGGCCTGCCGTTGGGCGTGTAGTCGGCCGCCAAGGTCTCCGGCGCGAGGCCTTCGCGGATATCGCCGACCACGTAACAGGTCGAGACGTGGACCAGGGCGGCTTGCCGGCAACGCTTGGCGAAGTCCACTGCGTGAATGGCGCCGGAGATATTCGTGGCCACAGCCTCCCGCAGGTCCGGCTCGAAATCCACCAAGCCCGCGCAGTGTACGATCAAGTCCAATTTTCGGAATAATTCCTCCGCGACGGAGGCCTCGATCCCGAAATCCGGGAGCGAAACATCCCCCTCCACGACCTCGACCCGCGCTCCCAAATAGGCGCCCAACCCCGCGCCATGCCTGCGGTGCAAGGGCTCGAAGGCGTAGGAAGTCGCGACGATCTCCTCGAAGCGCTCCCAGGCGCCCAAGTCGCGCTTGCGTCGGACGAGCACGTAGATCTTTTCGATTTCCGGAACGCGGTCGAGCATCAAGGAAAGCCATACCTTGCCCAGAAATCCGGAGGCCCCGGTCAGGAGGATGTGTCTGCCGCGATAGGCGCGATGGATGGAAAGTTTCGGCATCAGTCCCACTCCAGGATCGGCCAATTCAGCTCCCGGGCGACGCGGAGCAGCCGCAGGTCGGGGTTGACGGCGCAGGGATGGCCCACCGCCCTCAATAGGAAGAAATCGCCGTGTTCGGATCCATAGGCGTAGGCCTTGGCAAGCTCGGTCCCAGAGCGCTCCGCGGAGGCGAGCAGGCCTTGCAAGCCGGCGTAGCCCCCCATCACCGGTTCGAGAAGCCGGCCCGTCGCGATGTCGTTTTTATATTCGAGTCGGTTGGAATGAAGCTCTTCGCCCAATTTGAGCCGTTGCAGGAGAAGCCGGATGAAACCATCCAAAGCACCGCTGAGAAACACCAGCGGGTGGCC
This genomic interval carries:
- a CDS encoding acyl carrier protein, which encodes MDETTSKLILLVADRFHVDSKKLKPEDDFFEKLGINSLQALDLLGDLEVAFDVTIPDYVLKETTTFQDLAKAIEGSK
- a CDS encoding NAD-dependent epimerase/dehydratase family protein; its protein translation is MAVLLTGATGFLGSYLAAELLKGQDGPLCLLVRARRPKEAEGRLWRSLQLHFDYDSFQRLYRSRMKVYLGDITQKDLGLSAEAREDLRSRVDSVIHCAASLNRRSYEICLNVNVKGTLEVVKFAQELARHGALRRFSNVSTVAVSGHRRGETVKEEGAIRWNAPDLDAYGATKKMAEHLARELLPQGAVLTFRPSAIIGDSRFAATTQFDMVRAFAWLAKAPALPLDPDWRIDIVPADFTARAIAELHRRERPKHDVYHLSSGTDSLSYREVVAVLGGGRRPFLPRLQRPFTRLCDWLSDRRPNWRISRMAMLFKFFMPHLVEDAVYDNARLKEELGEGPPSFGAYAKALMAYAEEHRFKYPYRPLPEPPVLEAAS
- a CDS encoding NAD-dependent epimerase/dehydratase family protein gives rise to the protein MPKLSIHRAYRGRHILLTGASGFLGKVWLSLMLDRVPEIEKIYVLVRRKRDLGAWERFEEIVATSYAFEPLHRRHGAGLGAYLGARVEVVEGDVSLPDFGIEASVAEELFRKLDLIVHCAGLVDFEPDLREAVATNISGAIHAVDFAKRCRQAALVHVSTCYVVGDIREGLAPETLAADYTPNGRPMNAEAEYDELLSFVKTASLKDSEWVEEARRRAAGYGWPNGYTYSKSLAESLIRKRAGKLKYSVVRPAVVESSMQYPFPGWNEGAQTCAPLSYLLGTWLRFFPINTRHVLDVIPVDHVCQAVTVAGAALMEGCPSEVIQVGSSQRNPLRLDRMLELLNLAHRAHWRQSASPLERIFLSRWDSVAVSQDSSLGPESLRKAATAVFEALRGLKERSPKAVHEYLNKALSSVNKAKWALVKTEKVVEVFAPFIYRTDFRFVTEALAKYQIEEEEFAARPEDIDWRHYILKVLEPGLRRWCYPVLEGKPVEKLSVPEGFCIPREGRAGLRIAGRGR